In one Solanum lycopersicum chromosome 11, SLM_r2.1 genomic region, the following are encoded:
- the LOC138339364 gene encoding uncharacterized protein, producing MLAQSMTNQNNRVHAHVNENGGSAAARVRDFVGMNPHKFLGSRTNEDPQNFLDEIKKIFEVMQFAGNYRVELSSYQLKDVAYIRVERRNKNLRKKNMKAQEYGLKFNQLSRYAPHMVADCRAQMNKFLYGVSHVKGDKLREQTKENKKTRTGNYDYSHQKSGGGNRSQSQQKFLAPAPSSTNVPSSKNRYDQKGRAHYLSLREVFKEPRLTPLALTVVRTVQASVSQEKKDFLGAVSLVTGGGQRQNRLYPFQARQDQEGSPDVVTDTLRVFDFDIYALLDPGDTFSFVTPYIAVQFSVNPKKLSKSFSVSTPVGDLVIARRAYKNYPVTVSQKVTSSDLVELEVVDFDVFLGMDWLYYSYASIDCRTRIFHFQFPEEPILECKGSSLMPMGRFISYLKARKIISKGYLYHLVRVKDSSSETPTLESVPVVCEFPELFQEDLPGVPPEREIDFGIDILPNTQPIYIPLYIMAPEELKELKEQLKDLLDKGFITPSISPWGAPVLFVKKKDGSRALGLTESMQDNCFRRMFMDDHLILMNF from the exons atgttggctcagagtatgactaACCAGAACAATCGGGTTCATGCAcatgtgaatgaaaatggtggatCAGCAGCAGCAAGGGTCCGTGACTTTGTTGGGATGAATCCGCATAAGTTCTTGGGATCACGGactaatgaggatcctcagaatttcttggatgagatcaagaagatctttgaggtaatgcaaTTCGCTGGGAATTATCGGGTTGAGTTGTCATCATACCAGTTGAAGGATGTTGCTTATATCAG agttgagagaagaaACAAGAACTTGAGGAAGAAAAACATGAAAGCCCAAGAGTATGgactcaagtttaaccaactctccaggtatgctcctcacatggttgctgactgcagggctcagatgaataagttcttgtatggagtgtCG CACGTTaagggtgataagcttagggaacagACTAAGGAGAATAAGAAGACTAGGACTGGtaactatgactattctcatcAGAAGtcgggtggtggaaatcgctcCCAGAGTCAGCAGAAGTTTTTAGCTCCAGCCCCTTCGTCAACTaatgttccatcctccaagaacaggTATGACCAGAAGGGTAGAGCACATTATCTAAGTCTCAGAGAAGTGTTTAAGGAACCAAGACTAACCCCACTTGCCCTAACTGTGGTAAGAACCGTCCAGGCGAGTGTCTCGCAGGAAAAGAAGGATTTTTTAGGTGCGGTCAGTCTGGTCACAG GTGGCGGTCAGCGCCAGAACAGGTTATATCCTTTTCAGGCTCGCCAAGATCAGgaaggttctcctgatgtagtcactgatacgttacgagtctttgactttgatatttatgcattgttagatcctgGGGATACTTTCTCTTTTGTAACACCTTacatagcagtccaattcagtgtCAATCCAAAAAAACTCTCAAAatctttctcagtctctactccagtcggtgacctagttatagctagacgggcATACAAAAATTATCCTGTCacagtctctcagaaagtcacctcatcagatcttgtagagttagaagtggtagacttcgatgtttTTCTAGGTATGGATTGGCTATATTACTCTTATGCCTCtatcgattgtagaactaggatttttcattttcagtttccagaAGAACCAATCCTAGAATGCAAGGGTAGTAGCTTAAtgcctatgggtcgattcatttcttaccttaaggccagaaagataatctctaagggttatctctatcatctagttcgggttaaggattctagctctgaaaccccaactcttgagtcagttccagtagtctgtGAGTTTCCAGAACTATTTCAAGAAGATCTTCCCGGAGtccctcccgaaagggaaattgactttggaattgatatccttccaaatacccagcctatttatattcctctttaCATAATGGCTCCagaagagcttaaggaattgaaagaacaattgaaagaccttctagataagggtttcatcacacctagtatttcaccatggggtgcaccagtgttgtttgtaaagaagaaagatggttctcgcGCTCTAGGACTCACCGAGAGCATGCAAGACAACTg TTTTAGGCGAATGTTCATGGACGACCACCTTATCCTCATGAACTTTTGA